One part of the Sphingobacterium sp. LZ7M1 genome encodes these proteins:
- the nirK gene encoding copper-containing nitrite reductase, whose protein sequence is MKNKVTLFSILLGVTMAFTACKHSAENKQIDTTKIPVKGEIVAELTSPPLVPKPVGKRDAAKLKVSLEILELEGEMVDGVKYTYWTFGGSVPGQFIRARVGDEVDFLLKNHPDNKLPHNIDLHAVTGPGGGAESSLVAPGHEVSFSFKCLNPGLFVYHCATAPVGMHIANGMYGLILVEPEGGLPPVDKEFYVMQGDFYTEGSYGEQGLQAFDMNKAIKEEADYVVFNGNVSALVNENALQAKVGETIRLFVGNGGPNLVSSFHVIGEIFDRVHVEGGDLINENVQTTLIPAGGAAMVEFKVEVPGTLVLVDHSIFRAFNKGALGMLKVEGEENHQIYSGKIMEGIYLPEGGTIQHMPKKARKTSVIAKTPNQSIADGKAIFGRTCLACHQSEGQGIKGVFPPLAKSDFLNNNKEKAIDAVLFGLKGEITVNGEKYNSVMPGQALSDQEVADVLNYVYNNWDNNKTFVTPINVRDRRAK, encoded by the coding sequence ATGAAAAACAAAGTCACTTTATTTAGTATACTATTGGGGGTTACCATGGCATTTACTGCCTGTAAGCATTCTGCAGAAAATAAACAGATCGATACGACCAAGATTCCGGTCAAAGGGGAAATCGTAGCGGAGCTTACTTCGCCACCCTTAGTGCCGAAACCTGTCGGTAAACGAGATGCTGCAAAACTAAAAGTAAGCCTTGAAATATTGGAATTAGAAGGTGAGATGGTCGATGGGGTTAAATATACCTATTGGACTTTTGGAGGTTCCGTTCCTGGCCAGTTTATTCGCGCCAGAGTAGGGGATGAGGTTGACTTTTTGCTTAAAAACCATCCCGACAACAAACTGCCTCACAATATTGACTTACATGCCGTAACAGGTCCCGGTGGTGGTGCTGAATCCTCATTGGTTGCGCCTGGGCATGAGGTTTCATTTTCCTTTAAATGCTTGAACCCTGGTCTTTTTGTTTATCACTGTGCTACAGCACCTGTAGGTATGCACATTGCCAATGGAATGTACGGTTTGATCCTTGTCGAACCAGAAGGTGGATTGCCTCCAGTGGATAAGGAATTTTATGTGATGCAGGGTGATTTCTACACCGAAGGTTCCTATGGTGAGCAAGGCTTACAGGCATTTGATATGAATAAAGCCATCAAAGAAGAAGCTGATTATGTAGTTTTCAATGGTAATGTAAGTGCTTTGGTCAATGAAAATGCCCTTCAGGCCAAAGTTGGTGAAACCATCCGTCTTTTCGTTGGAAATGGTGGTCCTAACTTAGTTTCCTCTTTCCATGTTATCGGTGAAATATTTGATAGAGTGCATGTGGAAGGCGGTGATCTGATCAACGAAAATGTCCAAACAACCCTGATTCCCGCAGGTGGTGCCGCCATGGTAGAGTTTAAGGTCGAAGTACCGGGTACCCTGGTGTTGGTGGATCACTCCATATTCCGTGCCTTCAACAAAGGTGCCTTGGGTATGCTGAAAGTGGAAGGTGAAGAAAACCACCAGATCTATTCGGGTAAAATCATGGAAGGAATCTATCTGCCAGAAGGAGGTACCATTCAACATATGCCTAAAAAGGCTAGGAAAACATCCGTTATTGCCAAAACACCAAATCAATCCATTGCAGATGGAAAAGCAATCTTTGGCAGAACCTGTTTGGCTTGTCACCAGAGTGAAGGACAAGGGATCAAAGGTGTATTCCCTCCATTGGCAAAGTCTGATTTCTTGAACAACAATAAAGAAAAAGCAATCGATGCGGTCTTGTTCGGTTTGAAGGGTGAGATAACCGTCAATGGCGAGAAATATAACTCAGTCATGCCAGGACAGGCTTTGTCTGATCAAGAAGTTGCCGATGTGTTGAACTATGTATATAACAATTGGGACAATAATAAGACTTTCGTAACTCCTATTAATGTGAGGGATCGTCGCGCAAAATAA
- the ric gene encoding iron-sulfur cluster repair di-iron protein, producing MENLINEKIGNVVAKNFKTAAVFTKYGMDFCCGGQVAIGTVADKKGINKDSLLDDLNNVLNESAGEQIDFNSWPSDLLVSYIVKTHHRYVREKTPVLLAYLNKVARVHGERHPELYEINKLFEESAVDLGHHLEKEEKILFPYIEKLEETKSNPAAYVQPGFGSVQNPISMMIHEHETEGGRFAKIAELTDNYTAPEDACNTYRVAFDMLRDFEQDLHKHIHLENNILFPKSIRLEENTK from the coding sequence ATGGAAAACTTAATAAATGAAAAAATCGGTAATGTTGTGGCAAAGAATTTTAAAACAGCTGCTGTATTTACCAAGTATGGAATGGACTTCTGTTGTGGTGGCCAAGTTGCCATTGGAACAGTTGCCGATAAAAAAGGGATCAATAAGGATAGCTTATTGGATGACCTAAACAATGTATTGAATGAATCTGCCGGCGAGCAAATAGATTTCAATTCATGGCCTTCGGATTTATTGGTATCCTATATCGTAAAAACACATCATAGATATGTGCGGGAAAAAACACCGGTTCTTTTGGCTTACCTAAATAAAGTGGCTCGTGTACATGGTGAAAGACATCCTGAACTCTATGAAATCAATAAATTGTTCGAAGAAAGTGCGGTGGACCTAGGTCATCACTTGGAAAAAGAAGAAAAGATTCTTTTCCCATATATTGAAAAATTAGAGGAAACAAAATCAAATCCAGCAGCCTATGTTCAGCCAGGATTCGGCTCCGTTCAGAACCCGATCAGCATGATGATCCATGAACACGAAACTGAAGGTGGCCGCTTTGCAAAAATTGCTGAATTGACAGACAATTATACTGCACCAGAAGATGCCTGCAATACCTATCGTGTTGCCTTTGATATGCTCCGCGACTTTGAACAAGATCTGCATAAACATATACACTTAGAAAACAATATCCTATTTCCCAAATCCATCCGATTAGAGGAAAATACGAAATAA
- a CDS encoding nitric-oxide reductase large subunit — protein MKREKKLWWAFILVVVLSFSVLLYYGYEIYQVSPPIPEKIVDESGETIFTEQDIKDGQNIWQSIGGQEVGSIWGHGAYVAPDWTADWLHREALHILDIYANNEFSKPYDEIGEDQQAMLATRLKSKIRKNTFDAARNTITVDSDRVSAIKALSEYYKGLFTNDPKFDQLRKDYAIPVNSIKDEARMHKMNAFFFWATWATVTERPDSKVSYTHNWPNEKLVGNEMTMDLLAWSGVSIILLIFCVGALVIWQVRAGAEDELLYPAEDPLLRQGVTPSMKLVKKYFWIVSLLMLVQVGLGIVTAHYGVEGDGLYGIPIDQFLPYSVTRTWHTQLAIFWIATAWLATGLYIAPAVSGKDPKFQVFGVNFLFIALLIIVVGSMFGQWYGVMQKLDLVQNFWFGHQGYEYVDLGRFWQIFLFVGLFVWLALMVRPLLPILKNGGEEKNLIVMFLISCSAIALFYGAGLMWGRQTNLAIAEYWRWWVVHLWVEGFFEVFATVVMAFLFVRLGLLKPKSATSSVLFSTIIFLSGGILGTFHHLYFSGTPTAVMALGATFSALEVVPLTIIGFEAYHNYKISKATKWLEDYKWPIYFLISVAFWNFLGAGVFGFIINPPIALYFVQGLNTTPLHGHTALFGVYGMLGIGLMLFVLRSLYRDVKWNDKLIKVGFWSLNIGLLGMALLSLLPVGIWQAIESIGQGMWYARSAELMQEPGMVFLKWMRTPGDIIFAIGVFACAWFVFDLTLKNNKQ, from the coding sequence GAAGTAGGTTCCATTTGGGGGCATGGTGCTTATGTCGCTCCAGACTGGACTGCAGATTGGTTGCACCGCGAAGCCTTACATATATTGGACATCTATGCAAATAATGAATTTTCTAAACCATATGATGAAATAGGCGAAGATCAACAGGCCATGTTGGCAACCCGCTTAAAATCTAAGATCAGGAAGAATACCTTCGATGCAGCTAGGAATACCATTACTGTTGATTCTGATCGAGTATCTGCCATCAAAGCACTTTCTGAGTATTACAAAGGGTTATTTACCAATGATCCCAAATTCGACCAGTTGAGAAAGGATTATGCCATTCCGGTGAATTCCATCAAGGATGAAGCAAGGATGCATAAGATGAATGCCTTTTTCTTCTGGGCTACTTGGGCGACCGTGACCGAAAGGCCCGATTCTAAGGTTTCATATACCCATAACTGGCCTAACGAAAAATTAGTGGGCAACGAAATGACCATGGACCTATTAGCTTGGTCAGGAGTAAGTATCATCTTATTGATCTTTTGTGTGGGTGCTTTGGTTATATGGCAAGTTAGGGCCGGGGCTGAAGATGAACTGCTCTATCCAGCTGAAGATCCTTTGTTGAGACAGGGGGTTACACCATCCATGAAGTTGGTGAAGAAATACTTCTGGATAGTCAGTCTCTTGATGCTGGTACAGGTCGGTTTAGGGATTGTCACTGCTCACTATGGTGTAGAAGGGGATGGGCTGTACGGAATTCCGATCGATCAATTCCTTCCTTATTCGGTTACCCGTACCTGGCACACCCAATTAGCCATCTTCTGGATTGCAACCGCATGGTTGGCTACAGGGCTTTACATTGCGCCAGCAGTTTCCGGAAAGGACCCTAAATTCCAGGTCTTCGGCGTGAACTTTCTTTTTATCGCGCTACTGATCATCGTGGTTGGTTCCATGTTTGGGCAATGGTACGGTGTCATGCAAAAACTGGACTTGGTCCAAAACTTCTGGTTTGGCCATCAAGGCTATGAATATGTGGACCTAGGAAGGTTCTGGCAGATTTTCCTTTTCGTTGGTCTCTTCGTCTGGTTAGCCTTAATGGTGAGACCATTGTTGCCGATCTTGAAAAATGGTGGCGAAGAAAAGAACCTGATCGTGATGTTCCTTATTTCCTGTTCGGCCATCGCCCTGTTCTATGGAGCAGGTCTGATGTGGGGTAGACAGACAAATTTAGCCATTGCGGAATATTGGCGTTGGTGGGTAGTGCATTTATGGGTAGAAGGTTTCTTCGAAGTATTTGCAACCGTGGTTATGGCATTCCTGTTCGTTCGCTTAGGATTATTGAAACCTAAGAGTGCAACTTCCAGTGTATTGTTCTCCACCATCATATTCCTGTCGGGCGGTATCCTCGGAACCTTTCACCATTTATATTTCTCAGGAACGCCAACTGCAGTTATGGCCTTGGGTGCCACCTTCAGTGCTTTGGAAGTTGTTCCGTTGACCATCATTGGATTTGAAGCCTACCATAACTATAAGATTTCAAAAGCCACAAAATGGTTGGAAGATTACAAATGGCCAATCTATTTCTTGATTTCCGTTGCGTTCTGGAACTTCCTGGGAGCAGGAGTCTTTGGATTTATCATCAATCCGCCAATTGCACTTTATTTTGTGCAAGGCTTAAATACCACGCCTTTACATGGTCACACCGCATTATTCGGTGTCTATGGAATGCTTGGGATTGGTTTGATGCTTTTTGTACTTCGAAGCCTGTATCGCGATGTCAAATGGAATGATAAATTGATCAAGGTCGGTTTCTGGAGCTTAAATATCGGATTGCTGGGAATGGCGCTCCTCAGTTTGCTGCCTGTAGGAATCTGGCAAGCCATTGAAAGTATTGGGCAGGGTATGTGGTATGCCCGTTCGGCCGAGTTGATGCAAGAACCTGGTATGGTATTCCTGAAATGGATGCGGACCCCTGGGGACATCATTTTTGCCATCGGGGTATTTGCATGTGCTTGGTTTGTATTTGATTTAACACTTAAAAATAATAAACAATAA